The Bradyrhizobium ottawaense genome window below encodes:
- a CDS encoding PDDEXK nuclease domain-containing protein, whose translation MSSRPRKPPRRSDALGSAGEVDAQSYTAFVGDLKQKIAAARHRASLSINRELVTLYWTIGRDILERQEREGWGARVVDRLAGDLRLAFPEMTGLSPRNLKYMRSFAEAWPNGEFVQQVVALLPWGHNVRLLDAVKTQEERTWYARQAIEHGWSRNVLVHQIESKLFARQGSALTNFSRTLPAEQSELAQQILKDPYTFDFLSLGPDMLERDLERGLVEHLRSLILELGKGFAFVGSQYHLEVGGQDYYLDLLFYHLRLRCFVVIELKIEDFKPEFAGKMNFYLSAVDEQLRHPDDKPTIGIILCKGRNEVIVEYALRDSSKPMGVAQYQLSAALPPQLEDALPTAAEFAREFPLMSVVKLRIEIERAVRDLADKRGVAFDRPTGIMKMLRDLHRNGSVPSSTEQMLDALHTMNEATHGMDVDPETAERAVEIGTIFLGELQKLNTDE comes from the coding sequence ATGAGCTCGCGGCCGCGAAAGCCCCCTCGCCGCAGCGATGCGCTCGGTTCCGCTGGCGAAGTGGACGCGCAAAGCTACACGGCGTTCGTCGGGGATCTGAAGCAGAAGATCGCGGCGGCACGCCACCGAGCCAGCTTGTCGATCAACCGCGAGCTAGTGACGCTCTACTGGACGATCGGGCGCGACATCCTGGAACGGCAGGAGCGCGAAGGTTGGGGTGCCCGGGTGGTCGACCGTCTGGCTGGCGATCTTCGCCTGGCTTTCCCGGAAATGACCGGTTTATCGCCCCGGAATCTGAAATACATGCGCTCGTTCGCCGAGGCCTGGCCCAACGGCGAATTTGTGCAACAGGTTGTTGCACTATTGCCATGGGGGCATAACGTCCGTTTGCTCGACGCCGTCAAAACGCAGGAAGAGCGCACCTGGTACGCGCGGCAGGCAATTGAACACGGCTGGAGTCGTAACGTTCTTGTCCATCAGATCGAAAGCAAGCTTTTTGCCCGGCAAGGAAGCGCCCTCACCAATTTCTCGCGAACCCTGCCCGCAGAGCAGTCCGAGCTTGCCCAACAAATCCTCAAAGACCCCTACACGTTCGACTTCCTCTCGCTTGGCCCAGACATGCTGGAGCGCGACCTCGAGCGTGGTTTGGTCGAGCATCTGCGTTCACTCATCCTCGAGCTCGGCAAGGGCTTCGCATTCGTCGGCAGCCAATATCACCTCGAAGTCGGCGGGCAGGATTACTACTTGGACCTTCTTTTCTATCATCTGCGTCTTCGCTGCTTCGTGGTGATCGAGCTGAAGATCGAAGACTTCAAACCCGAATTTGCGGGAAAGATGAACTTTTACCTCTCGGCCGTGGACGAGCAATTGCGCCATCCCGACGACAAACCGACCATCGGCATCATCTTGTGCAAAGGGCGCAACGAGGTGATCGTGGAATACGCGTTGCGAGACTCCAGCAAACCGATGGGGGTCGCCCAGTATCAGCTCTCGGCTGCGTTGCCGCCACAACTCGAGGATGCCCTCCCGACGGCCGCGGAGTTCGCGCGAGAATTTCCACTGATGTCCGTGGTCAAGCTACGCATCGAAATCGAGCGCGCGGTACGCGATCTCGCGGACAAGCGAGGCGTCGCTTTCGACCGGCCGACCGGCATCATGAAAATGCTCCGTGATCTGCATCGAAATGGATCGGTGCCAAGTAGCACAGAGCAGATGCTCGACGCCCTCCACACCATGAACGAAGCTACGCATGGCATGGATGTGGACCCGGAGACCGCTGAACGCGCCGTCGAAATCGGCACGATCTTCCTTGGGGAACTCCAGAAACTGAATACAGACGAGTAA
- a CDS encoding tyrosine-type recombinase/integrase, which yields MPSLTDTAIRHALKRVELSQKQENLADGEGRGTGRLVLVLKPMPKRVTADWMAQQWRDGKRTKKKLGAYPSISLAQAREIFKRDFADVIQKGRSIKIATDTRPGTVADLFEGYVAALKDASKPSWKETEKGLNKIADTLGRNRLAREIEAEEIIELIRPIYERGAKSMADHVRSYLHAAFSWGMKSDNDYRQQSSRRFRLPFNPATGIPTEPKIQGTRWLDEDEFVQLYRWLESPDTPVHPSYPRAVQLIMLTGQRVEEIARFHVNQWDASERIIDWSKTKNLQPHAVPVPLLAAELIEKIKPNEYGWFFPSAKDPSKPVSHGTLYSFVWRQRDRGVIPYATNRDLRRTFKTLAGKAGVSKEIRDRLQNHALQDVSSKHYDRWHYMIEKRAGMAKWDKFVRAMLAKKRLKEAA from the coding sequence ATGCCAAGCCTGACCGACACCGCGATCCGACATGCGTTGAAGCGGGTGGAGCTAAGTCAGAAACAGGAAAATCTCGCCGACGGTGAAGGGCGCGGCACCGGCCGCCTCGTGCTTGTCCTCAAGCCCATGCCGAAGCGCGTCACCGCCGACTGGATGGCGCAGCAATGGCGCGATGGGAAGCGGACCAAGAAGAAGCTCGGGGCTTATCCCTCCATATCGCTCGCCCAGGCACGCGAAATATTCAAACGCGACTTCGCCGACGTCATCCAGAAGGGTCGCAGCATCAAGATCGCTACCGACACGCGCCCCGGCACCGTCGCTGATCTGTTCGAAGGCTATGTCGCCGCGCTCAAGGATGCGAGCAAGCCGTCCTGGAAGGAAACGGAAAAAGGCCTTAACAAGATCGCCGACACGCTCGGACGCAACCGCCTCGCTCGCGAGATCGAGGCCGAGGAAATCATCGAGCTGATCCGCCCGATCTACGAGCGCGGTGCCAAATCAATGGCCGACCATGTGCGCTCCTATCTCCATGCCGCCTTTAGCTGGGGCATGAAGTCTGACAACGACTATCGGCAGCAGTCTTCCAGACGCTTTCGACTCCCTTTCAATCCGGCAACCGGCATTCCTACCGAGCCTAAGATCCAGGGCACGCGCTGGCTTGACGAAGACGAGTTTGTGCAACTCTATCGCTGGCTGGAGAGCCCCGACACGCCGGTCCACCCCTCCTATCCCCGCGCGGTGCAACTCATCATGCTGACAGGGCAGCGCGTCGAGGAGATCGCGCGGTTTCATGTCAATCAATGGGACGCCAGTGAGCGAATCATCGACTGGTCGAAGACCAAGAACCTCCAGCCGCACGCTGTCCCAGTGCCATTGCTTGCCGCCGAGCTGATCGAAAAGATCAAGCCGAACGAGTATGGCTGGTTCTTCCCCTCCGCCAAGGACCCCTCGAAGCCTGTCAGCCACGGCACTCTTTATAGCTTTGTTTGGCGGCAGCGAGATCGCGGCGTGATTCCATATGCGACAAACCGCGATCTCCGGCGCACGTTCAAGACGCTCGCCGGCAAGGCAGGCGTGTCGAAGGAAATCCGCGATCGCCTCCAGAACCACGCGCTACAGGATGTCAGCTCCAAGCACTACGACCGCTGGCACTATATGATCGAGAAACGCGCTGGCATGGCGAAATGGGACAAATTCGTGCGCGCCATGCTGGCGAAGAAGCGACTGAAAGAGGCCGCATGA
- a CDS encoding JAB domain-containing protein encodes MPAKPDHDKSKLEDAPHYHGHRERLRERFYNAGADALSDYELLEMALFPALPRRDTKPLAKALIKSFGSFAEVVHAPVARLREVDGIGEAAINQLKLIAAAASRVTKGEVNSRNALSSWNEVIDYCRSSMAFADREQFRLLFLDKRNQLIADEVQQTGTVDHTPVYPREVIKRALELSATALILVHNHPTTHPMITLDHVQYR; translated from the coding sequence ATGCCCGCCAAGCCGGACCACGACAAGAGCAAGCTTGAAGACGCGCCGCATTATCACGGCCATCGCGAGCGGCTGCGCGAGCGTTTCTACAATGCCGGCGCGGATGCGCTGAGCGACTACGAACTCCTGGAGATGGCGCTGTTTCCGGCACTGCCGCGACGCGACACGAAACCTCTGGCCAAGGCGCTGATCAAGTCCTTCGGCTCGTTCGCCGAGGTCGTGCACGCGCCGGTGGCGCGCTTGCGCGAGGTTGACGGCATCGGCGAGGCCGCGATCAACCAGCTCAAGCTGATTGCGGCCGCCGCGAGCCGCGTGACCAAGGGCGAGGTCAACAGCCGCAACGCGCTGTCGTCCTGGAACGAGGTGATCGATTATTGCCGCTCCAGCATGGCTTTTGCCGACAGGGAGCAGTTTCGCCTGCTGTTTCTCGACAAGCGCAACCAGCTCATCGCCGACGAGGTGCAGCAGACCGGCACCGTGGACCACACCCCGGTCTATCCGCGCGAAGTGATCAAGCGCGCGCTGGAATTATCGGCGACCGCCTTGATCCTCGTGCACAACCACCCCACTACCCACCCTATGATCACGTTGGATCACGTTCAATACCGATGA
- the map gene encoding type I methionyl aminopeptidase codes for MSYVEASDTSLRKTGQIKLHGPSAFAGMRKAGALVAKCLDELTDIVGPGVPTERIDEFVRDFAFSNNAYPATLMYRGYRYSTCTSLNHVVCHGMPGDRPLKEGDIVNIDVTFIVDGWYGDSSRMYAVGPIARKAERLIEVTYEAMMRGIAAVKPGATTGDIGYAIQSFVEPQGMSVVRDFCGHGLGRMFHDEPNIIHIGRPGEGVQLKPGMFFTIEPMINLGKPHVKILSDGWTAVTRDRSLSAQFEHSVGVTADGVEIFTLSERHGEKQIG; via the coding sequence ATGAGCTACGTCGAAGCCTCCGATACCTCCCTGCGCAAGACCGGACAGATCAAGCTGCATGGGCCGAGCGCCTTTGCCGGCATGCGCAAGGCGGGCGCGCTGGTGGCGAAGTGCCTCGACGAGCTCACCGACATCGTCGGGCCCGGCGTGCCGACCGAGCGCATCGACGAATTCGTCCGCGACTTCGCCTTCAGCAACAATGCCTATCCGGCGACGCTGATGTATCGCGGCTATCGCTACTCGACCTGCACCTCGCTCAACCACGTGGTCTGCCACGGCATGCCCGGCGACCGTCCGCTGAAGGAAGGCGACATCGTCAACATCGACGTCACCTTCATCGTCGACGGCTGGTATGGCGATTCCAGCCGGATGTATGCGGTCGGCCCGATCGCCCGCAAGGCCGAGCGGCTGATCGAGGTAACCTATGAAGCGATGATGCGCGGCATCGCCGCCGTGAAGCCCGGCGCCACCACCGGCGACATCGGCTACGCCATCCAGAGCTTCGTCGAGCCGCAGGGCATGAGCGTGGTGCGCGATTTCTGCGGCCACGGTCTGGGCCGCATGTTCCACGACGAGCCGAACATCATTCATATCGGCCGGCCCGGCGAAGGCGTGCAGCTCAAGCCTGGCATGTTCTTCACCATCGAGCCGATGATCAATCTCGGCAAGCCGCATGTGAAGATCCTGTCCGACGGCTGGACTGCCGTCACCCGCGACCGCTCGCTGTCGGCACAGTTCGAGCACTCCGTCGGCGTCACCGCTGATGGCGTCGAGATCTTCACGCTGTCGGAGCGGCACGGCGAGAAGCAGATCGGGTGA
- a CDS encoding mechanosensitive ion channel family protein, translating into MDMDLKDFMEFVQTTARSVGAEISSPWFYLQFGLILAAAGIAYAAETAIRNRVDMTALTMRWPLPLRHFARVMLSSASTAVFTLLVIISRVVMYHATWPSRSYLLMVAAKLGFAWLVIRLVTSVLRNAFIVRLVSITAWLLAALSILGQLDTTVDLLDSYAIVLGGLRLTPLLVLKAGALLLIALWLTNIASNFAESRINATTDLTPSVQVLLVKIIRIGLLAIAIVIALGAVGIDLSALAVFSGAVGVGIGIGLQKIVANFISGIILLADKSVKPGDLVTIGDNTGRISAMKTRYISVAAGDGREFLVPNEDLVTQKVVNWTYTDKNTLVKIAFGTNYDADPRLVTKLAAETAAAHPRATKGKPPNSILTEFAEAGMKFSLTFWIADPDGMDNVKSDVMLALWDAFKREGIRVPYPVREIRVRGGALPVETTVEVPN; encoded by the coding sequence ATGGACATGGACCTCAAGGACTTCATGGAGTTCGTGCAGACCACCGCGCGCAGCGTCGGGGCGGAAATCTCCTCGCCCTGGTTCTACCTGCAATTCGGCCTCATCCTGGCCGCAGCCGGTATCGCCTATGCCGCGGAGACCGCGATCCGCAACCGGGTCGACATGACCGCGCTGACGATGCGCTGGCCGCTGCCGCTCCGGCACTTCGCCCGGGTGATGCTCTCCAGCGCCTCGACGGCGGTGTTCACTTTGCTCGTGATCATCTCGCGTGTGGTGATGTACCACGCGACCTGGCCGAGCCGCTCCTATCTGCTGATGGTCGCCGCCAAGCTGGGCTTCGCCTGGCTCGTGATCCGGCTGGTGACCTCGGTGCTGCGCAATGCCTTCATCGTCCGCCTGGTGTCGATCACGGCGTGGCTTCTCGCCGCGCTCTCGATCCTCGGCCAGCTCGATACGACGGTCGACCTGCTCGATTCCTACGCGATCGTGCTCGGTGGTCTCAGGCTGACCCCGCTGCTGGTCCTCAAGGCCGGCGCGCTCCTGCTGATCGCGCTGTGGCTCACCAACATCGCGAGCAATTTTGCCGAGAGCCGGATCAACGCAACCACCGACCTGACGCCGTCGGTGCAGGTGCTGCTGGTCAAGATCATCCGCATCGGGCTTCTTGCCATCGCAATCGTCATTGCGCTCGGCGCGGTCGGCATCGACCTGTCGGCGCTCGCGGTGTTCTCCGGCGCGGTCGGCGTCGGCATCGGTATCGGCCTGCAGAAGATCGTGGCCAACTTCATCTCGGGCATCATCCTGCTCGCCGACAAGTCGGTGAAGCCCGGCGATCTCGTCACCATCGGCGACAATACCGGCCGCATCAGCGCGATGAAGACGCGTTATATTTCCGTCGCCGCCGGTGACGGCCGCGAGTTCCTGGTGCCGAACGAGGATCTGGTGACGCAGAAGGTCGTCAACTGGACCTATACCGACAAGAACACGCTGGTGAAGATCGCCTTCGGGACCAATTACGACGCCGACCCCCGCCTGGTCACCAAGCTCGCCGCCGAGACCGCCGCGGCCCATCCGCGCGCGACCAAGGGCAAGCCGCCGAACTCCATCCTGACCGAGTTCGCGGAAGCCGGGATGAAATTCTCGCTGACCTTCTGGATTGCGGACCCCGACGGCATGGACAACGTCAAGAGCGACGTGATGCTGGCACTGTGGGACGCTTTCAAGCGCGAGGGCATCCGGGTTCCCTACCCCGTCCGCGAAATCCGCGTCCGCGGCGGCGCGCTGCCGGTGGAAACCACCGTAGAAGTCCCGAATTAG
- a CDS encoding potassium/proton antiporter yields the protein MASLDSVSIAILLGSVLVMAGILSSLLALRFGAPLLLVFLVIGMLAGDSGPGRLQFDDVRTTYLVGSVALALILFDGGLRTRFASIRTVLAPSVVLATVGVLLTALITAPFAKYALDLNWTESLLVGAVVASTDAAAVFLLVHTQGLRLRPRVGATLEAESGTNDPFAIFLTLMLVEYISLGSSSASHVAMEFIQEAVLGALVGVFGGRLVVIALNKVALPQGLHAPFVTTAALVIFGGSQIMHASGFLAVYLAGIIIGNRPTRAHNSVVAFLDAATWLAQIVMFVLLGLLVSPSRLGASVLPAVGVAFVLMLVARPIAVFVCLAPFRFNWREKIFIAWTGLRGAVAIFLASIPMLVGLSKAYLYFDVAFVVVIISLLLQGWTLAPAARKLHVALPRAERGPRRVELDLPGQLEQQLVGYPVRPKSLYFRRGLIPSWSKPTLVIRNENILTPTEADPIAPGDYIYLLAPPEKAESLDRFFVDMQPGSAPDPHLLGDFMVSGEHTLAELAEIYGVKVGEDEGKLTLADYFDVHLDRAPKEGAELPLDEIVLVARSISGGRVNVVGLRLPEEDETPPPLTRAQALRKKLAEVWTSVAGV from the coding sequence ATGGCCTCTCTCGACTCCGTCAGCATCGCCATATTGCTCGGCTCCGTCCTCGTGATGGCCGGTATCCTGTCGAGCCTGCTTGCGCTGCGCTTCGGAGCGCCCTTGCTGCTCGTCTTCCTTGTGATCGGCATGCTCGCGGGCGATTCCGGCCCCGGCCGGCTCCAGTTCGACGACGTCCGCACCACCTATCTGGTCGGCTCTGTGGCGCTGGCCCTGATCCTGTTCGACGGTGGCCTGCGGACGCGCTTTGCCAGCATCCGTACCGTGCTCGCGCCGTCCGTGGTACTCGCGACCGTCGGCGTGCTCCTGACCGCGCTGATTACGGCGCCGTTCGCTAAATACGCGCTCGACCTCAACTGGACGGAGTCGCTGCTGGTCGGCGCCGTGGTCGCCTCGACCGACGCCGCCGCCGTCTTCCTGCTGGTGCACACCCAGGGCCTGCGTCTGCGCCCGCGCGTCGGCGCGACGCTGGAGGCCGAATCCGGCACCAACGACCCTTTCGCGATCTTCCTCACCTTGATGCTGGTCGAATACATCTCGCTGGGATCGAGCTCCGCAAGCCACGTGGCGATGGAGTTCATCCAGGAGGCGGTGCTGGGCGCCCTGGTCGGCGTCTTCGGCGGACGGCTCGTCGTCATCGCGCTCAACAAGGTCGCGCTGCCGCAGGGCCTGCACGCGCCGTTCGTGACCACGGCTGCGCTCGTGATCTTCGGCGGCTCGCAGATCATGCACGCCTCCGGCTTCCTCGCGGTCTATCTGGCCGGCATCATCATCGGCAACCGGCCGACCCGCGCGCACAATTCGGTAGTGGCTTTCCTCGATGCGGCGACCTGGCTGGCGCAGATCGTGATGTTCGTGCTGCTCGGCCTCCTGGTCTCGCCGAGCCGGTTAGGGGCCAGCGTGCTGCCGGCGGTCGGGGTCGCCTTCGTGCTGATGCTGGTGGCGCGGCCGATCGCGGTATTCGTGTGCCTGGCGCCGTTCCGCTTCAACTGGCGCGAAAAGATCTTCATCGCCTGGACCGGCCTGCGCGGTGCCGTCGCGATCTTCCTGGCCTCGATCCCGATGCTGGTCGGCCTGTCCAAGGCCTATCTCTATTTCGACGTCGCCTTCGTCGTCGTCATCATCTCGCTGTTGCTGCAAGGCTGGACGTTGGCACCCGCCGCGCGCAAGCTGCATGTCGCTCTGCCGCGCGCCGAGCGCGGTCCGCGCCGTGTCGAGCTGGATCTGCCCGGGCAGCTCGAGCAGCAGCTGGTCGGCTATCCGGTGCGGCCCAAGAGCCTGTATTTCCGCCGCGGCCTGATCCCGTCCTGGTCCAAGCCGACGCTGGTGATCCGCAACGAGAACATTTTGACACCGACGGAAGCCGACCCGATCGCGCCCGGCGACTACATCTATTTGCTGGCGCCGCCGGAAAAGGCCGAGTCGCTCGACCGCTTCTTCGTCGACATGCAGCCGGGCTCGGCGCCCGATCCGCATCTGCTCGGCGACTTCATGGTCTCAGGCGAGCACACATTGGCCGAACTCGCCGAGATCTACGGCGTCAAGGTCGGCGAGGACGAGGGCAAGCTGACGCTGGCCGATTATTTCGACGTCCATCTCGACCGCGCCCCGAAAGAGGGCGCCGAGCTGCCGCTCGACGAGATCGTTCTGGTCGCGCGCAGCATCTCCGGCGGCCGCGTCAATGTCGTCGGCCTGCGCCTGCCGGAGGAAGACGAGACGCCACCGCCGCTGACGCGCGCACAGGCGCTGCGAAAGAAGCTCGCGGAGGTATGGACGTCGGTGGCGGGGGTCTAA
- a CDS encoding IS4 family transposase: MVAGKTVCLRQLSRGNRALEVRFNRFLGHDKVTVDRIIESWSNSTGPAVEGRHVLAIQDTSEIHFNTTPQRRRGLGEIGKGNNHGVLLHPLLAVDADDGSCLGLLSGQIWTRAGRRTTSHDDRELSDKESQRWISTAVAARPLLTKAAAVTVLGDRESDIFALYASSAKQHFHVIARSMHDRKLADRSSLYEASDAMAAVDQRMIQLPARAARPARLAHLELRFGAIELARPQNKFLHHLPKSLPLAVVDVREINAETGIEPLHWRLLTSHEVTSIEDAWRIVQWYKQRWIIEQFFRILKTQGLKLEDSQIGSADRLLKLVAIAAKAAVITIQLLQARNGGRQPILAAFDNGQIGALTALNRQLEAASKRLKNPHPPDSLAWAAWIIGRLGGWDGYPSSKPPGPITFKNGLEYFNAVAAGWSLRDMCMP; the protein is encoded by the coding sequence ATGGTTGCGGGCAAAACTGTCTGCCTTCGGCAGCTCTCCAGGGGGAACCGCGCGCTGGAAGTGCGGTTCAACCGCTTTCTTGGCCATGACAAGGTGACGGTGGATCGGATCATCGAAAGCTGGAGCAATAGCACGGGCCCTGCCGTGGAAGGCCGCCACGTGCTGGCCATCCAGGACACCAGCGAGATCCACTTCAACACCACGCCGCAACGCCGGCGCGGGCTCGGAGAAATCGGCAAAGGCAATAACCACGGCGTGCTGCTGCACCCGCTGCTGGCTGTGGACGCCGACGACGGCAGCTGTCTTGGGCTTTTGAGCGGGCAGATATGGACGCGCGCAGGTCGCCGCACGACCTCGCATGATGATCGGGAATTATCGGACAAGGAATCGCAACGCTGGATATCGACTGCCGTGGCGGCAAGGCCGCTGCTCACCAAGGCCGCGGCGGTGACGGTGCTGGGTGACCGCGAGAGCGATATTTTTGCCCTTTATGCCAGCTCGGCCAAGCAACATTTCCACGTCATCGCGCGCAGCATGCATGATCGCAAGCTTGCCGACCGCAGCAGCCTGTATGAGGCCAGCGATGCCATGGCCGCGGTGGACCAGCGTATGATCCAACTGCCTGCGCGCGCCGCGCGGCCGGCTCGCCTGGCCCACCTCGAACTTCGCTTTGGCGCAATCGAGCTCGCCCGCCCGCAGAATAAGTTCTTGCACCATCTGCCGAAAAGCTTGCCGCTGGCGGTGGTCGATGTGCGCGAGATTAACGCCGAAACCGGCATAGAGCCGCTGCACTGGCGGCTTCTCACCTCTCACGAGGTCACCAGCATCGAGGACGCCTGGCGCATCGTCCAATGGTACAAGCAGCGCTGGATCATCGAGCAGTTCTTCCGCATCCTGAAGACACAAGGCCTCAAGCTCGAAGACAGTCAGATCGGATCCGCCGATCGGCTTCTCAAGCTGGTTGCGATCGCCGCCAAGGCGGCCGTCATCACCATCCAGCTTCTGCAGGCCCGCAATGGTGGTCGCCAGCCCATTCTCGCGGCCTTCGACAACGGCCAAATTGGCGCGCTCACAGCCCTCAACCGGCAACTCGAAGCCGCGAGCAAGCGACTAAAGAACCCACATCCGCCCGATAGTCTCGCTTGGGCCGCCTGGATCATCGGCCGTCTCGGCGGGTGGGATGGCTACCCATCGTCCAAGCCGCCGGGCCCGATCACCTTCAAAAACGGCCTCGAATACTTCAACGCCGTCGCAGCAGGATGGAGCCTCAGAGATATGTGCATGCCCTAG
- the modC gene encoding molybdenum ABC transporter ATP-binding protein, with amino-acid sequence MLRVDVEKQLGEFSLSASFTGEGRVIGLFGASGAGKTSLVNMIAGLLRPDRGTIVLDGETVDDTAAGIHVPAWRRRIGYVFQDARLFPHLNVAQNLDYGRQMNRLAPDPAQHKRVIDLLDIGTLLGRRPGKLSGGERQRVALGRALLSRPRLLLLDEPLGALDEGRKLEILPYLVRLRDEANVPMVYVSHDAAELRQLATQIVMLKQGRVTSFGGVKVLA; translated from the coding sequence ATGCTGCGCGTCGATGTCGAAAAACAACTCGGTGAATTCTCGCTCTCCGCATCCTTCACCGGCGAAGGCCGCGTCATCGGCCTGTTCGGCGCCTCGGGCGCCGGCAAGACGTCACTGGTCAACATGATCGCGGGGCTGCTGCGGCCCGACCGCGGCACCATCGTGCTCGACGGCGAAACCGTCGACGACACCGCGGCCGGCATCCATGTCCCGGCCTGGCGCCGCCGCATCGGCTATGTGTTCCAGGATGCGCGGCTGTTCCCGCATCTCAACGTCGCGCAGAATCTCGACTATGGACGGCAGATGAACCGCTTGGCGCCGGATCCGGCGCAGCACAAGCGCGTCATCGACCTGCTCGATATCGGCACCCTGCTCGGCCGCCGCCCTGGAAAGCTCTCCGGCGGTGAGCGCCAGCGCGTCGCGCTCGGACGCGCGCTGCTCTCAAGGCCGCGCCTGCTGCTGCTCGACGAGCCGCTCGGCGCGCTCGACGAGGGCCGCAAGCTCGAGATCCTGCCCTATCTGGTGCGGCTGCGCGACGAGGCCAACGTGCCGATGGTCTATGTCAGCCACGACGCCGCCGAGCTGCGCCAGCTCGCGACGCAGATCGTGATGCTGAAACAGGGGCGGGTCACGAGTTTTGGCGGGGTGAAGGTGCTGGCATGA
- the modB gene encoding molybdate ABC transporter permease subunit: MFDISPAEWTAILLSLRVAIIATLVATPFGVALAWLLARRDFWGKSMLDAVVHLPLVLPPVVTGYLLLLTFGRRGLVGGFLAEHLGIVFSFRWTGAALACGVMSFPLLVRPMRLSIEAIDRRLEQAAETLGAAPWKVFFTVTLPLALPGVLAGMVLGFAKAIGEFGATITFVSNIPGETQTISSAIYSLIQTPDGDAAAGRLVIVSIVLALGALIAAEWFARRATQRLHGN, translated from the coding sequence ATGTTCGACATCTCTCCCGCCGAATGGACCGCGATCCTGCTCTCGCTCAGGGTCGCGATCATCGCAACGCTGGTCGCGACGCCATTCGGCGTCGCGCTGGCGTGGCTGCTGGCGCGGCGCGACTTCTGGGGCAAGTCGATGCTCGACGCGGTGGTGCACCTGCCGCTGGTGCTGCCGCCTGTCGTCACCGGCTATCTGCTCTTGCTGACGTTCGGCCGCCGCGGCCTCGTCGGCGGCTTCCTCGCCGAACATCTCGGCATCGTCTTCTCGTTCCGCTGGACCGGCGCGGCGCTGGCCTGCGGCGTGATGTCGTTTCCGCTGCTGGTGCGGCCGATGCGCCTGTCGATCGAGGCGATCGACCGCCGGCTCGAGCAGGCCGCCGAGACGCTCGGCGCCGCGCCCTGGAAAGTGTTCTTCACGGTGACGCTGCCGCTGGCCCTGCCGGGCGTGCTCGCCGGCATGGTGCTCGGCTTTGCCAAGGCGATCGGCGAGTTCGGCGCCACCATCACCTTCGTCTCCAACATTCCCGGCGAGACCCAGACGATTTCCTCGGCGATCTATTCGCTGATCCAGACGCCGGACGGTGACGCCGCGGCCGGCCGGCTCGTGATCGTCTCGATCGTGCTGGCGCTGGGCGCACTGATCGCCGCCGAATGGTTCGCTCGCCGCGCTACGCAGCGCCTGCACGGGAATTGA
- the modA gene encoding molybdate ABC transporter substrate-binding protein, producing the protein MLRISGFFTALVIFVGASLSPAAAEDKTITVFAAASMKNALDEIDAAYTAKTGVKFSVSYAASSVLARQIEQGAPADVFVSADTDWMDYAISRKTINESSRVNLLGNSIVLIAPKDSRIDNVTITQGFDLAKLAGDGRIATGDVKSVPAGKCAKAALEKLGAWQAAEPKFAMAESVRAALTLVARGEANLGIVYATDAKVEPGVKIVGTFPAESHPAIVYPVAANMTAKDGTSGYLTFLRSSAAKTILEKYGFKFLVSPTI; encoded by the coding sequence ATGTTACGTATTTCGGGATTTTTCACCGCCCTCGTGATCTTCGTGGGCGCAAGCCTTTCGCCGGCCGCCGCCGAGGACAAGACCATCACCGTGTTCGCCGCGGCCTCAATGAAGAACGCGCTCGACGAGATCGACGCCGCCTACACCGCCAAGACCGGCGTCAAGTTCTCGGTCAGCTATGCCGCAAGCTCGGTGCTGGCGCGGCAGATCGAGCAGGGCGCGCCGGCCGATGTGTTCGTCTCCGCCGACACCGACTGGATGGATTACGCGATCTCCAGGAAGACCATCAACGAGTCCTCCAGAGTCAATCTGCTCGGCAACAGCATCGTGCTGATCGCACCGAAGGATTCCAGGATCGACAACGTCACCATCACGCAAGGTTTCGACCTTGCCAAGCTCGCCGGCGACGGCAGGATCGCGACCGGCGACGTCAAGTCGGTGCCGGCAGGCAAATGCGCCAAGGCCGCGCTCGAGAAGCTCGGCGCATGGCAGGCCGCAGAGCCGAAATTCGCGATGGCCGAGAGCGTGCGCGCCGCGCTGACGCTGGTGGCACGCGGCGAGGCCAACCTCGGCATCGTCTATGCCACCGACGCCAAGGTTGAGCCCGGCGTCAAGATCGTCGGCACCTTCCCTGCGGAGTCGCATCCCGCGATCGTCTATCCGGTCGCCGCGAACATGACGGCGAAGGACGGGACCAGCGGCTATCTCACCTTCCTGCGCTCCTCGGCCGCCAAGACCATTCTGGAAAAATACGGCTTCAAGTTCCTCGTCAGCCCGACAATCTGA